The following proteins are co-located in the Pseudomonadota bacterium genome:
- a CDS encoding riboflavin synthase, whose translation MFTGIIQALGQIASQTPAGGDLRLGVALGALAEETIALGDSVAVNGVCLTAIALDGGVMLADVSNETLKLTSLGQLGVGDPVNLELALTPSSRLGGHIVSGHVDGLGAVARRYPDGRSERFHFDAPPELMPYIAPKGSITIDGTSLTVNGVTGDGFDVNIVPHTLANTVMGQYKTGSLVNLEVDVVARYIERLLTTGRHTPGGLTEEWLAESGLVPPNAG comes from the coding sequence ATGTTCACAGGCATCATTCAAGCGCTTGGCCAGATCGCAAGCCAGACGCCTGCAGGTGGCGACCTGCGGCTCGGTGTGGCGCTCGGTGCGCTCGCCGAGGAGACCATCGCCCTCGGCGACAGCGTGGCGGTCAACGGTGTCTGCCTGACGGCGATCGCCCTCGACGGCGGCGTGATGCTCGCCGATGTGTCGAACGAGACCCTCAAACTGACCAGCCTCGGACAGCTCGGCGTCGGCGACCCGGTGAACCTCGAACTCGCCCTGACCCCGAGCAGTCGCCTGGGTGGCCACATCGTCAGTGGCCACGTCGACGGGCTCGGTGCAGTGGCGCGCCGCTACCCTGACGGCCGTTCGGAGCGCTTTCACTTCGACGCGCCGCCCGAGCTCATGCCCTACATCGCGCCCAAGGGCTCGATCACGATCGATGGCACCAGCCTCACGGTCAATGGCGTGACTGGAGACGGCTTCGATGTGAACATCGTGCCGCACACCCTGGCGAACACCGTCATGGGACAGTACAAGACCGGATCCCTTGTCAACCTCGAAGTCGATGTCGTCGCGCGTTACATCGAGCGCCTGCTGACCACCGGACGGCACACGCCGGGTGGCCTGACCGAGGAGTGGTTGGCGGAATCCGGACTGGTGCCGCCGAACGCCGGGTGA
- a CDS encoding MFS transporter — MSTIVVVQKGHDACIAADSLTSFGDQTLGAQYDRNSDKIQKIHNSYFGIVGSAAHALVVESALKRAGNTARLNSRVEIFQTLIKLHKSLKEDYFLNPSESEEDPYESIRFDAVLVNAHGIFGVYSLREVYQYQRFWAIGAGADYALGAMHALYDRLESAEAIARAAIEASAEFNNATALPLTLQTVKVLEKD, encoded by the coding sequence ATGTCTACGATTGTGGTCGTGCAGAAAGGGCACGACGCGTGTATTGCCGCTGACAGCCTGACCAGTTTCGGCGACCAGACCCTGGGCGCTCAGTACGATCGGAACAGCGACAAGATCCAGAAGATTCACAACAGCTACTTCGGCATCGTCGGCAGCGCAGCGCACGCGTTGGTGGTGGAGTCGGCGCTGAAACGCGCCGGCAACACCGCGCGGCTGAACTCCCGCGTCGAGATTTTCCAGACGCTGATCAAGTTGCACAAATCGCTCAAGGAAGACTATTTCCTGAACCCCTCGGAGTCCGAGGAGGACCCTTACGAATCGATCCGCTTCGACGCGGTGCTGGTCAACGCGCACGGGATATTCGGCGTGTATTCGCTGCGCGAGGTGTACCAATACCAGCGCTTCTGGGCGATTGGCGCCGGTGCCGACTACGCCCTCGGTGCGATGCACGCGCTCTATGACCGGCTCGAGTCGGCCGAAGCCATCGCCCGCGCCGCCATCGAGGCGAGTGCGGAATTCAACAACGCAACGGCCTTGCCTCTGACCCTGCAGACGGTCAAGGTGCTGGAGAAGGACTGA
- the ribD gene encoding bifunctional diaminohydroxyphosphoribosylaminopyrimidine deaminase/5-amino-6-(5-phosphoribosylamino)uracil reductase RibD translates to MTAHDAAHMARALAAAETARFRAAPNPAVGCVIARGETVIATGATGPVGTAHAEARALAAAGEAARGATAYVTLEPCNHHGRTPPCADALIDAGVARVVVATADPNPLAAGGLARLRAAGVEVHVGTAEAEARWQLRGFLSRVTRNRPWVRLKVAASLDGRTAMASGESQWITGSAARADVQWLRAESDCVLTGIGTLLADDPAMTVRLAPDALGVDTVEQPLRVLVDSRLRCPAGARWLREPGRTLIYSGANAASHSLPAEVVQMPLVSARVELGAVLADLARREVNLVHLEAGATLAGAAVQAGVVDELVVYVAPTLLGDAARPLAVLPGLAELAGAPRFTVREVSQIGEDLRVVLIPTGAA, encoded by the coding sequence ATGACAGCACACGACGCCGCGCACATGGCGCGGGCGCTCGCCGCGGCCGAGACGGCGCGCTTTCGAGCGGCGCCGAACCCGGCAGTTGGCTGCGTGATTGCGCGGGGCGAGACCGTGATCGCCACCGGGGCAACCGGGCCGGTGGGCACGGCGCACGCCGAGGCGCGGGCGTTGGCCGCAGCCGGTGAGGCTGCGCGGGGTGCGACCGCCTACGTGACACTCGAGCCCTGCAACCACCACGGTCGCACGCCGCCGTGCGCCGACGCCCTGATCGACGCCGGTGTGGCCCGTGTGGTCGTCGCCACCGCGGACCCGAATCCGCTCGCGGCGGGCGGCCTCGCGCGCCTGCGGGCGGCCGGCGTCGAGGTGCACGTCGGCACCGCCGAGGCCGAGGCCCGCTGGCAACTGCGCGGCTTCCTCAGCCGTGTGACCCGCAATCGGCCCTGGGTTCGTCTCAAAGTGGCGGCGAGCCTCGACGGCCGCACGGCCATGGCGTCAGGCGAGAGCCAGTGGATCACCGGGTCGGCGGCGCGCGCGGACGTCCAGTGGCTGCGCGCCGAGAGCGATTGCGTACTGACCGGCATCGGCACGCTGCTCGCGGACGACCCGGCGATGACCGTGCGCCTGGCGCCGGACGCGCTCGGGGTCGACACCGTGGAGCAGCCGTTGCGGGTGCTGGTCGACTCCCGGTTGCGCTGCCCGGCCGGGGCACGCTGGTTGCGGGAGCCTGGACGGACGCTCATCTACTCGGGTGCCAACGCCGCGTCGCACAGCTTGCCCGCCGAGGTGGTGCAGATGCCCTTGGTTTCGGCGCGGGTCGAGCTTGGCGCGGTGCTTGCCGATCTCGCTCGACGCGAGGTGAACCTGGTGCACCTCGAGGCCGGTGCCACCCTGGCCGGCGCTGCGGTGCAGGCGGGTGTGGTCGACGAGCTGGTGGTCTACGTCGCACCGACCTTGCTCGGCGACGCGGCGCGTCCGCTCGCGGTGCTGCCTGGGCTCGCCGAGCTCGCCGGTGCGCCGCGCTTCACAGTTCGCGAGGTCTCGCAGATCGGCGAGGACCTGCGCGTGGTACTAATACCGACAGGTGCGGCCTGA
- the nrdR gene encoding transcriptional regulator NrdR, which translates to MHCPFCAAPDTKVVDSRLVADTNQIRRRRECVRCGERYTTYESVELNLPRVVKTNGERETFDEGKLRGGMQRALEKRPVSAQALEAAVSHIAHRAMVSGEREVPARRIGEWVMDELRELDQVAYVRFASVYRSFEDVNAFREEIERLEREPTAAERRDQLPLLDEAGQGGVGARPERAGGRRNRAP; encoded by the coding sequence ATGCACTGCCCCTTCTGCGCCGCACCCGACACCAAGGTGGTGGACTCGCGGCTGGTCGCCGACACCAACCAGATTCGCCGCCGGCGCGAGTGCGTGCGCTGCGGCGAACGGTACACCACCTACGAATCGGTCGAACTGAACCTGCCCCGGGTCGTCAAGACCAACGGCGAGCGCGAAACCTTCGACGAGGGCAAGTTGCGCGGAGGCATGCAACGGGCCCTGGAAAAACGGCCGGTGAGCGCACAGGCGTTGGAGGCGGCGGTCAGCCACATCGCCCACCGCGCCATGGTGTCGGGTGAGCGCGAAGTGCCGGCCCGCCGGATCGGCGAGTGGGTCATGGACGAGTTGCGCGAGCTCGACCAGGTCGCTTACGTGCGATTCGCATCGGTGTACCGCAGCTTCGAGGACGTCAACGCCTTTCGCGAGGAGATCGAGCGGCTCGAACGCGAGCCCACCGCGGCCGAGCGCCGCGACCAGCTGCCCTTGCTCGACGAGGCCGGTCAGGGGGGCGTGGGCGCCCGGCCCGAGCGTGCGGGCGGACGCCGCAACCGCGCACCATGA